A genomic window from Sphingobacterium spiritivorum includes:
- a CDS encoding homoserine O-acetyltransferase family protein — MSSKTFKYTEPFVFENGRQIDDLQIAYHTYGKLNADRDNVVWVCHALTANSDVFDWWKGLFGENDLFNPRDYFIVCANVLGSHYGSSGPLSVNPQTDQPYYLSFPQFTVRDIVQANQLLADHLEIQKINILIGGSLGGQQALEWAASAQIDISHLIVIATNAVHSPWGIAYNESQRLAITADRTFYANKPDGGAKGLKAARSLALLSYRSYDTYAATQTESDIEKTEQYKASSYQSYQGEKLVNRFNAYSYWFLSKAMDSHHLGRGRVSAAQTLQQLKQKTLVIGITTDVLFPPTEQQFIAQHISGAEYYELDSLYGHDGFLIETKILSQIISGFLTEQFAEDESIELTTV, encoded by the coding sequence ATGAGTAGCAAAACTTTTAAATATACTGAACCATTTGTATTTGAGAACGGCAGGCAGATCGATGATCTGCAGATTGCCTACCATACCTATGGAAAGTTAAATGCGGATAGAGATAATGTCGTCTGGGTATGCCATGCCCTGACGGCAAATTCCGATGTGTTTGATTGGTGGAAAGGACTATTTGGAGAAAACGATCTTTTCAATCCCCGGGATTATTTTATTGTTTGTGCCAATGTTCTGGGCTCACACTACGGATCTTCTGGTCCTTTATCTGTCAATCCACAGACAGACCAGCCTTATTACTTATCCTTTCCACAGTTTACAGTACGTGATATTGTACAGGCAAATCAGTTGCTGGCCGATCATCTGGAGATACAGAAGATCAACATCCTGATTGGTGGTTCACTGGGAGGGCAGCAGGCACTGGAATGGGCAGCTTCCGCACAGATCGACATCTCCCATCTTATAGTTATCGCAACCAATGCCGTGCATTCACCCTGGGGCATAGCGTATAATGAAAGTCAACGATTGGCAATCACTGCTGACCGTACCTTTTATGCAAACAAACCTGATGGCGGAGCCAAAGGATTGAAAGCAGCCAGAAGCCTGGCTCTACTATCCTATCGCTCATATGATACCTATGCAGCTACACAGACAGAATCTGATATTGAAAAAACAGAGCAGTACAAGGCTTCCTCTTACCAAAGCTATCAGGGAGAAAAACTGGTTAACCGCTTCAATGCCTACAGCTATTGGTTTTTGTCTAAAGCAATGGACAGTCATCATCTGGGACGCGGTCGTGTTTCTGCCGCACAGACATTGCAGCAATTAAAGCAAAAAACACTGGTCATCGGTATCACGACAGATGTATTATTTCCACCAACAGAGCAACAATTTATTGCGCAGCACATTTCAGGAGCCGAATACTATGAGCTGGATTCTCTGTATGGACATGATGGCTTTTTGATAGAGACAAAAATACTTTCTCAAATCATCTCCGGATTCCTGACAGAACAATTTGCAGAAGATGAATCAATAGAATTAACAACAGTATAA
- a CDS encoding O-acetylhomoserine aminocarboxypropyltransferase/cysteine synthase family protein → MSENTNLKFETLQVHAGQVADPTTGSRAVPIYQTTSYVFENAEHGANLFALKQFGNIYTRIMNPTTDVFEKRIAALEGGVAAVAVASGQAAQFIALNNILESGENFVAGSNLYGGTYNQFKVAFKRLGIEVRFAQDSEAEQIESLIDDKTKAIYIETIGNPSFNIPDFEKIAAIAKKHDIPLIVDNTFGAGGYLFKPLEHGAHVVVESATKWIGGHGTSIGGVIVDGGNYNWGNGKFKQFSEPSEGYHGLVFADVFGPDGPFGNIQFAIRARVEGLRDFGPALSPFNSFLLLQGLETLSLRVQRHVDNALEVAQWLEAHPQVEKVSYPGLKSSPYHNNAQKYLRNGFGSVLSFAIKGDPQKANEFIDSLQLISHLANVGDTKSLIIHPAATTHQQLSEEAQIGAGVYPGLLRISVGIEHIDDIKADLQQAFEKIK, encoded by the coding sequence ATGTCAGAAAATACAAACTTAAAATTCGAAACACTACAAGTACATGCAGGTCAGGTAGCAGATCCGACCACAGGATCCAGAGCAGTACCTATATACCAGACCACATCTTATGTATTTGAAAATGCGGAACATGGTGCCAACTTATTTGCCCTGAAACAATTCGGCAATATCTATACCCGTATCATGAATCCGACAACAGATGTATTCGAAAAACGTATTGCTGCATTAGAAGGCGGAGTAGCAGCTGTCGCAGTCGCATCAGGACAGGCAGCTCAGTTTATTGCACTGAATAATATTCTCGAAAGCGGAGAAAACTTTGTTGCAGGATCCAATCTTTACGGTGGAACTTACAATCAGTTTAAGGTAGCTTTCAAAAGATTGGGTATAGAAGTTCGTTTTGCACAGGACAGCGAAGCTGAGCAGATCGAATCGCTTATCGACGACAAAACTAAAGCGATCTACATCGAGACCATCGGTAATCCGAGTTTCAACATTCCTGATTTCGAAAAAATTGCAGCTATAGCTAAAAAACATGATATTCCCCTGATTGTAGATAATACATTTGGTGCAGGAGGCTACCTGTTCAAACCATTGGAGCACGGAGCACATGTAGTCGTTGAATCGGCTACGAAATGGATCGGCGGACACGGTACCAGTATTGGTGGTGTCATAGTTGACGGAGGAAATTACAACTGGGGGAATGGTAAATTCAAACAGTTCTCAGAACCTTCGGAAGGATACCACGGATTGGTTTTCGCAGATGTATTTGGTCCTGATGGTCCTTTCGGAAACATCCAGTTTGCGATCCGCGCACGTGTAGAAGGCCTTCGTGACTTTGGTCCCGCCCTGTCTCCTTTCAATTCCTTCTTATTGTTACAGGGTCTTGAAACATTGTCTCTTCGTGTACAACGCCATGTAGATAATGCACTGGAAGTAGCACAATGGCTGGAAGCACATCCTCAGGTAGAAAAAGTAAGCTATCCGGGCTTAAAAAGCTCTCCGTACCACAACAATGCACAAAAATATTTACGCAACGGATTCGGAAGCGTACTTTCCTTTGCGATTAAAGGAGATCCTCAAAAAGCAAATGAATTTATTGACAGCCTGCAACTCATCAGTCACCTGGCCAATGTCGGGGATACCAAATCCCTGATTATTCACCCTGCGGCGACTACACATCAGCAATTGAGCGAAGAAGCACAGATCGGTGCCGGAGTATATCCTGGTTTATTGAGAATCTCTGTCGGGATCGAACATATTGATGATATCAAAGCGGATCTTCAGCAAGCATTTGAAAAGATTAAATAA
- a CDS encoding 2OG-Fe(II) oxygenase, protein MKEIEELNWNDITSALHNKGYALLSDVLTDQECEDLKANYSHPDAYRKTVVMERYRFGKGEYKYFDYPLPNLIAKIRRTVYPYLAAVANAWNRALHIEVEFPVEHEVLLKQCHDQQQTKATVLILKYGPGGFNTLHQDLYGEVYFPMQILLFLSEPEVDFTGGEFVLLQQIPRAQSQAVVLKPKKGDILIFTTNFRPMKGTKGYYRANMKHGVSEVHSGERYTLGIIFHDALS, encoded by the coding sequence ATGAAAGAAATAGAAGAATTAAACTGGAATGATATTACTTCAGCGTTACATAATAAGGGATATGCTCTGCTTTCGGATGTTCTTACTGATCAGGAATGTGAAGATCTGAAGGCAAATTATTCGCATCCGGATGCTTACCGAAAAACTGTAGTGATGGAGCGTTATCGGTTTGGAAAAGGAGAATACAAGTACTTTGATTATCCGCTTCCGAATCTTATTGCAAAAATCCGAAGAACGGTTTATCCGTATCTTGCGGCTGTAGCCAATGCATGGAACCGCGCTTTACATATCGAGGTAGAATTTCCGGTGGAACACGAAGTGCTTTTGAAGCAATGCCACGATCAGCAACAAACCAAAGCGACTGTGCTGATCTTGAAATACGGACCCGGTGGATTCAATACGCTGCATCAGGATTTGTACGGAGAGGTTTATTTCCCTATGCAGATTCTTCTTTTTCTGAGCGAACCGGAAGTGGATTTTACGGGAGGTGAATTTGTATTGCTGCAGCAGATACCCAGAGCCCAGTCTCAGGCTGTTGTGTTGAAACCTAAGAAAGGAGATATATTGATTTTTACGACCAATTTCAGGCCGATGAAAGGAACAAAGGGATATTACCGGGCCAATATGAAACATGGAGTAAGTGAGGTGCATAGCGGGGAGCGCTATACACTGGGTATTATTTTTCATGATGCGCTAAGCTGA
- a CDS encoding Ada metal-binding domain-containing protein: protein MPIRHIAYEDAEIRSKIRTAEICFAGNRKLKIYGKLSCRSGKRMLRQNRVFFASEKQALLCEYRPCGHCMRAEFVKWKNTEIQQM from the coding sequence ATGCCAATCCGTCATATCGCATATGAAGATGCGGAAATAAGAAGTAAAATCCGGACTGCCGAAATATGTTTTGCGGGTAATCGTAAATTGAAAATCTACGGGAAACTATCATGCAGATCGGGTAAAAGGATGCTTCGTCAGAACAGGGTTTTCTTTGCTTCTGAGAAGCAGGCTCTGCTATGCGAATACAGACCTTGTGGCCATTGTATGAGGGCTGAATTTGTGAAATGGAAAAATACAGAGATACAGCAAATGTAA
- the pdxR gene encoding MocR-like pyridoxine biosynthesis transcription factor PdxR, with amino-acid sequence MFPFESIITIERTHKNPVYLQIAFAISNAIRNGILKPGAALPGSREMAQKLVVHRKTVLAAYEELIAQDYIKAIPRKGIYVSEQLPLLKPKKWNSERMLNAYGYRLEIPGEHMIQPAEQEDHTTILKLIIDDGYPDVRLSPIDTLLKSYRFILTKKNNIEQSKEDNARGSTRLREQLALLLSETRGINIGKENILITHGAQMSIYIAAHLLINNNNNTQVIAGDPGYTTATKVFTDMGATVIRVPVDKYGLDVDAIAQICAHQTIHFLYVIPHHHYPTTVTLSTERRMRLLELAKQYDFVIIEDDYDYDYHYDSAPYLPLASANHEGRVIYIGSFSKILAPSIRIGFMIAPGNFIDHAADFRKSIDVGGDMFMQDALASLIQEGELKRYLTKAKKAYHRRRDRLYDLLTKKAGPYVSLSLPGGGMAMWIQLDKKIPVRQLHEILLRNGIKIKVLNEELNAFRFGFASLNRSEIEEAIDIIEMAIHKIIS; translated from the coding sequence ATGTTTCCGTTTGAGTCGATCATAACTATAGAAAGAACACACAAAAATCCGGTTTACCTGCAGATCGCCTTTGCAATCAGTAATGCTATACGCAACGGTATACTGAAGCCCGGAGCAGCCCTACCCGGTAGTCGGGAAATGGCACAGAAACTAGTGGTACACCGCAAAACGGTACTTGCTGCATACGAAGAACTTATTGCTCAGGATTATATCAAAGCCATTCCCCGAAAAGGAATTTATGTATCCGAACAACTGCCGCTGCTGAAACCTAAAAAATGGAACAGTGAACGCATGCTTAATGCCTATGGATATCGTTTGGAAATCCCGGGCGAACATATGATACAGCCTGCCGAACAGGAAGATCATACGACGATTCTGAAATTAATTATCGATGACGGGTATCCCGATGTACGCCTCTCTCCTATTGATACACTGTTAAAATCATACCGTTTTATTTTAACTAAGAAAAATAACATCGAACAGAGCAAGGAAGACAATGCCCGCGGTTCTACCCGTCTGCGCGAGCAGCTGGCTTTATTGCTTTCCGAGACAAGAGGAATAAACATTGGCAAAGAAAATATACTCATCACCCACGGTGCACAGATGAGTATCTATATTGCTGCCCATCTTCTGATTAATAATAATAATAATACACAGGTAATAGCAGGTGATCCCGGATATACCACAGCAACAAAGGTCTTTACAGATATGGGTGCAACAGTGATCCGTGTACCGGTAGACAAATATGGCCTGGACGTAGATGCAATAGCACAGATCTGTGCGCACCAGACTATTCATTTCTTGTATGTGATTCCTCATCACCACTATCCGACGACAGTAACACTGAGTACAGAACGCAGAATGCGCCTGCTGGAGCTGGCTAAACAATATGATTTTGTGATTATCGAAGATGATTACGACTATGATTACCATTACGATTCAGCACCCTATCTGCCTCTTGCAAGTGCCAATCATGAAGGAAGAGTGATCTATATCGGATCCTTTTCTAAGATACTGGCACCCTCCATACGCATAGGTTTTATGATTGCTCCCGGCAATTTTATCGATCATGCTGCAGATTTCAGAAAATCCATAGATGTGGGCGGCGATATGTTTATGCAGGATGCACTCGCTTCTCTTATTCAGGAAGGAGAACTCAAACGTTACCTTACAAAAGCAAAGAAAGCATACCATAGGCGAAGAGACCGCCTTTATGATCTTCTCACCAAAAAAGCAGGCCCCTATGTCTCACTTAGCTTGCCCGGTGGCGGAATGGCCATGTGGATTCAGCTGGACAAAAAAATTCCTGTCCGCCAACTACACGAAATTTTACTTCGAAACGGTATAAAAATTAAAGTGCTTAACGAAGAATTGAATGCTTTCAGATTCGGATTTGCCTCCTTGAATCGATCCGAAATAGAAGAAGCTATTGATATAATAGAAATGGCCATCCACAAAATTATAAGCTGA
- a CDS encoding GNAT family N-acetyltransferase gives MNYNIKKVVLEDLDQAAELFDLYRVFYRQESNVEKGKKFLRERILNDESHIFLLFEDKKAVGFVQLYKLFHYTKLQKQWLLSDLYVHPEHRGKGYSVALIDRCKKWCEQTDACGLMLETEKTNAIGNTLYPRCGFEYDGLHNYYYWWK, from the coding sequence ATGAATTACAACATTAAAAAAGTGGTCCTTGAAGATCTGGATCAGGCAGCAGAATTATTTGATCTTTACCGTGTTTTTTACCGTCAGGAATCGAATGTAGAAAAGGGGAAGAAATTTTTGCGGGAAAGAATACTGAATGATGAATCGCATATATTTTTGCTGTTTGAGGATAAGAAAGCGGTAGGATTTGTACAGCTGTACAAATTGTTTCACTATACCAAACTTCAGAAGCAATGGCTGTTGAGTGATCTGTATGTTCACCCGGAGCACAGGGGAAAAGGTTATTCGGTGGCTTTGATTGACAGATGCAAGAAGTGGTGTGAACAGACTGATGCCTGCGGACTGATGCTGGAAACAGAAAAGACCAATGCTATCGGCAATACATTGTATCCGCGCTGTGGATTTGAGTATGACGGATTGCACAATTACTATTATTGGTGGAAGTAA
- a CDS encoding DUF6438 domain-containing protein — MKYLLFSFTVLLFISCKSYKTGDSVNKKYEIEEVSFSRKPCFGTCPVFVLKISKNGTAQLDADNFLKNGLKGKYVTQISTGDLYKIMKQLNELQFPELKDDYGNRLISDLPSVHLEIRYQNDKIKKIRDYGNRGTAELEKLYKTIDEILYAQKWVPAQ, encoded by the coding sequence ATGAAATATCTGTTATTTTCTTTTACTGTTCTGCTTTTTATCTCTTGCAAAAGTTACAAAACCGGTGATTCCGTAAATAAAAAATACGAAATTGAGGAGGTCAGCTTTAGCAGAAAACCTTGTTTCGGAACATGTCCGGTATTTGTATTGAAGATCAGTAAGAATGGTACAGCACAACTGGATGCTGATAATTTTCTGAAAAACGGACTTAAAGGAAAGTATGTTACACAGATCAGTACAGGCGATCTGTATAAAATAATGAAGCAGCTTAATGAGTTGCAGTTTCCGGAATTAAAGGATGATTATGGCAACAGACTTATTTCGGATCTGCCTTCAGTACATTTAGAGATCCGTTATCAGAATGATAAAATAAAGAAAATCCGTGACTATGGTAATCGGGGTACAGCTGAACTGGAAAAATTATATAAAACAATAGACGAAATACTCTACGCCCAAAAATGGGTACCGGCACAATAG
- a CDS encoding LuxR C-terminal-related transcriptional regulator — translation MNTEIQKLHRIWQSSRAVKTTFFPKNGFKELANTITSSGPFYYYIVDFYDMSLSHISPAIYDLHGSDPNTVTFDDILQLVHPDDLDFVSRAESKIADFFNNNIGADKLLHYKISYCFRALTKDSGYVLFNHQALMLTLDDTGKFGKSLNIHTRIDHLSKENTNKISLIGLYGEPSFIHLNVDTQEKKDTKFSKREVDIIKLIAEGLSNNEIAEKLFIASVTVKKHRQNILLKAGCKNTAQLIKNSVLQGLI, via the coding sequence ATGAATACTGAAATACAAAAATTGCATCGTATCTGGCAGAGTTCCCGTGCTGTCAAAACTACCTTTTTTCCTAAAAACGGATTTAAGGAACTGGCCAATACAATTACCAGTTCAGGCCCTTTTTATTATTATATAGTGGACTTCTATGATATGTCTTTATCTCATATCAGCCCAGCTATATACGATCTGCACGGATCGGATCCGAATACTGTCACTTTTGATGATATCCTTCAACTTGTCCACCCCGATGATCTGGATTTTGTATCCAGAGCCGAGTCGAAAATAGCAGACTTCTTTAACAATAATATCGGTGCAGATAAGTTGCTCCATTATAAGATAAGTTATTGTTTCAGGGCGCTTACCAAAGATAGCGGATACGTATTATTCAACCATCAGGCACTTATGCTGACACTGGATGATACCGGGAAGTTCGGCAAATCTTTAAATATTCATACACGTATTGATCATCTCTCCAAAGAGAATACAAACAAAATTTCACTGATCGGACTTTACGGCGAGCCTTCTTTTATTCATTTGAATGTGGATACTCAGGAGAAGAAAGATACTAAATTTTCCAAGCGTGAGGTTGATATTATTAAGCTGATAGCAGAAGGGCTCAGTAATAATGAGATTGCCGAAAAATTGTTTATTGCATCGGTTACCGTGAAAAAGCACAGACAGAATATATTGCTTAAGGCTGGTTGTAAAAATACAGCACAGCTTATCAAAAACAGTGTTCTTCAGGGACTGATCTGA
- a CDS encoding VOC family protein: MKLGAFSVSLNVKDINVSKEFYEKLGFSVFAGSLESNYLIMKNEETLIGLFQGMFDKNLLTFNPGWDSNAKLLSNFDDVRIIQMALKEAGIQPLEEVDIKSSGPAGFFIMDPDGNPILIDQHI; the protein is encoded by the coding sequence ATGAAATTAGGTGCATTTTCTGTTAGTCTCAATGTCAAAGACATTAACGTTTCAAAAGAATTTTACGAAAAATTAGGCTTTTCAGTTTTTGCGGGAAGTCTGGAAAGCAACTACCTGATCATGAAAAATGAAGAGACATTAATCGGTCTCTTTCAGGGAATGTTTGACAAAAATCTGCTGACTTTCAATCCGGGCTGGGATTCGAATGCCAAATTACTCTCAAACTTTGATGATGTACGCATTATACAGATGGCACTCAAAGAAGCCGGAATACAACCCCTGGAAGAAGTTGATATAAAAAGTTCAGGTCCGGCCGGATTTTTTATTATGGATCCGGACGGCAATCCTATCCTTATTGATCAGCATATCTGA
- a CDS encoding import component protein, which translates to MDRKTIAIISYITIIGWLIAYFQYKDKTKDAFVSYHLKQSLGITIISILLGLVLNIVVIAVPALAVLTYANIFILILWILGIVNAVKEEMKPVPVVGTIFEKKFSFLD; encoded by the coding sequence ATGGACAGAAAAACGATTGCAATTATCTCTTACATCACTATTATAGGTTGGCTTATAGCTTATTTTCAATACAAAGATAAAACGAAGGACGCATTTGTCAGTTATCATCTTAAGCAATCCCTGGGTATAACGATAATAAGTATCCTGCTTGGATTGGTATTGAATATTGTCGTTATTGCTGTACCTGCCTTAGCTGTACTTACCTACGCCAATATTTTTATATTGATCTTATGGATTTTGGGGATTGTTAATGCTGTAAAAGAGGAAATGAAACCGGTACCTGTAGTTGGGACTATATTCGAAAAGAAGTTTTCCTTTCTTGATTAA
- a CDS encoding carboxypeptidase-like regulatory domain-containing protein — translation MKRYYTALLLTLSLSSCDMMVRVSGIVTDAQTGKPLPEVEYVIVNSRKGSIPYLTDSIGQFEFYEIRSGFIGTSKMVKLNFQKDHYQKQTVILKAGDHQVVVKLKREDPSH, via the coding sequence ATGAAAAGATATTATACAGCTCTTCTTCTGACATTATCCCTGTCATCCTGTGACATGATGGTTAGGGTCAGCGGAATTGTAACCGATGCTCAGACAGGAAAACCTCTTCCTGAGGTTGAATATGTAATTGTCAACAGCAGAAAGGGCAGTATACCATACCTTACAGATTCCATAGGTCAGTTTGAGTTTTATGAAATAAGAAGCGGATTTATCGGCACCAGCAAAATGGTAAAACTAAATTTTCAGAAAGATCATTATCAGAAACAGACTGTTATATTGAAAGCCGGTGATCATCAGGTGGTTGTTAAATTAAAAAGGGAAGACCCATCGCATTAG
- a CDS encoding agmatine deiminase family protein codes for MAITLMILSTLFLSCSKESSTTNPVSPVDSTVLYRMPEESALHEGTWLQWPHEYQYGKTFCDRLDETWVAMTKALVNSEKVHIIVYDNTELERVSALLKKAQVSLTHVEFTIARTDDVWIRDNGPIYVKDDNGKLLVEDWGFNGWGEKAEYENCDRIPAQLTSNQHVQTINLNEVMVNEGGSIEIDGNGTLMACKSSILNENRNPGMTQQQAETIFTKYLGATHFIWLEGEAGLDITDMHIDGFARFADKSTIITMADDDLLYWQVPEHDITTLYNAVNKDGRPYNFVNVPLTKNDVTTTYGKNVGKASYINYYIGNTVVLVPNYNDPNDAVANAIIQKLYPGRRVIGIDCRNLFANGGMVHCVTQQQPK; via the coding sequence ATGGCAATCACACTAATGATCTTATCCACCCTATTTCTATCCTGCTCAAAAGAAAGCAGCACGACGAATCCGGTTTCTCCTGTTGATTCTACAGTCCTGTACCGAATGCCTGAAGAATCCGCTTTACATGAAGGCACCTGGCTGCAATGGCCACACGAATACCAATATGGAAAGACTTTCTGCGACAGGCTGGATGAAACCTGGGTCGCTATGACCAAAGCGCTTGTAAACAGTGAAAAAGTACATATCATCGTGTATGACAATACCGAACTGGAAAGAGTCAGCGCATTACTAAAGAAAGCCCAGGTCTCTCTTACTCATGTGGAGTTTACAATAGCACGTACCGACGATGTATGGATTCGTGACAATGGACCGATCTATGTAAAAGATGACAATGGGAAACTCCTCGTTGAAGACTGGGGATTCAATGGTTGGGGAGAAAAAGCGGAGTATGAAAATTGCGATCGTATCCCGGCACAACTCACCTCTAATCAACATGTACAAACTATCAATCTCAATGAGGTGATGGTCAATGAAGGTGGAAGCATAGAGATTGATGGCAACGGCACTTTAATGGCCTGTAAGAGCTCGATCCTCAATGAAAACAGGAATCCCGGCATGACACAGCAACAGGCTGAAACTATCTTTACCAAATATCTGGGCGCTACACATTTTATCTGGCTGGAGGGAGAAGCAGGACTCGATATCACGGACATGCATATTGACGGATTTGCCAGATTTGCCGACAAGTCTACTATTATCACAATGGCAGATGATGATCTTTTATACTGGCAGGTTCCGGAGCATGACATCACGACATTATATAATGCCGTTAACAAGGATGGTCGGCCTTACAATTTTGTAAATGTACCACTTACTAAAAATGATGTAACAACGACATATGGTAAAAATGTCGGAAAAGCTTCCTATATCAATTATTACATTGGCAACACTGTAGTACTCGTACCTAACTATAACGATCCTAATGATGCAGTCGCCAATGCTATTATTCAAAAGCTTTATCCGGGAAGAAGAGTTATCGGAATAGACTGTCGCAATTTATTTGCAAATGGCGGGATGGTACATTGTGTCACACAGCAACAACCAAAATAG
- a CDS encoding AraC family transcriptional regulator — protein sequence MKQDISSNLNCVYNTLSFIEKNYDQLISIEQLEDISHYSYRNIQRIFRYTCGETIGAYQKRLRVENAYKILLYSDHSISAIALKVGFSNVASFSKAFKQHFLISPKEARAGKTPLFMKADILPVEATQILQPQIIYVRPTTVYYRSSFINYIDTEIESQWDTFLQNEFPEQGNDFYGIVADEPLIRENLNCRYDTCSSLQSLTSRLPSKTIGGGKYAQFTHYGRYETIEDTYSQIYSGWILTAGLRFSHTPVIEKYTRHPDNTDSVEEQITYIWLPLD from the coding sequence ATGAAACAGGATATTTCTTCAAATCTAAACTGTGTGTATAACACATTGAGCTTTATAGAAAAAAACTATGATCAGCTTATTTCTATTGAGCAGCTGGAAGATATTTCCCATTATTCATACAGAAATATTCAGCGGATATTCCGCTACACCTGTGGGGAAACTATCGGTGCTTACCAGAAAAGGTTGCGCGTAGAAAATGCATATAAAATATTGCTCTACAGCGATCATAGTATTTCTGCAATTGCTTTAAAGGTAGGATTTTCAAATGTAGCATCTTTTTCAAAGGCCTTTAAACAACATTTTTTAATCTCTCCGAAGGAAGCCAGAGCCGGGAAGACCCCCCTGTTTATGAAAGCCGATATTTTACCGGTCGAAGCGACACAGATTCTCCAGCCGCAGATTATATATGTCCGTCCTACAACAGTTTATTACAGAAGTTCCTTTATCAATTATATAGATACAGAGATCGAATCACAGTGGGATACATTCCTGCAAAACGAATTTCCTGAACAGGGAAATGACTTTTATGGAATTGTTGCTGACGAACCGCTTATCAGAGAAAATCTAAACTGCAGATACGATACCTGCTCATCGTTGCAGTCGTTGACAAGCAGGCTCCCTTCCAAGACAATTGGAGGAGGGAAATATGCACAGTTTACCCATTATGGCAGATATGAAACCATCGAAGACACCTACAGCCAGATATATTCCGGCTGGATACTGACAGCAGGACTCCGGTTCAGTCATACCCCTGTTATCGAAAAATATACCAGACACCCGGACAACACAGACTCCGTTGAAGAGCAGATAACCTACATATGGTTACCCTTAGATTAA
- a CDS encoding VOC family protein: MKAKKIWANFSVKDVNRTREFYTHLGFTANKFSNNPQLVSFLFGENDFVIHFFEQGSQIDTYLSPEIKNSEIIFTLSAETASEVKAWSDRVKQAGGTVFNEMSRDDSSYYGFTFADPDGHRFNILLMETGM, from the coding sequence ATGAAAGCGAAAAAAATATGGGCAAACTTTAGCGTTAAAGATGTAAACCGCACCCGCGAATTTTATACACATTTGGGTTTTACTGCCAATAAGTTTAGTAATAATCCTCAACTCGTCAGTTTTCTCTTCGGGGAAAATGACTTCGTTATTCATTTTTTTGAACAGGGCTCACAAATAGATACCTACCTGTCTCCTGAAATAAAAAACAGTGAGATTATATTCACACTTTCTGCTGAAACGGCATCGGAAGTGAAGGCGTGGTCGGATAGAGTTAAACAAGCCGGAGGTACTGTTTTTAATGAAATGAGCCGGGATGATTCTAGTTATTATGGTTTTACCTTTGCAGATCCTGACGGTCACAGGTTTAATATCCTGTTAATGGAGACGGGAATGTGA